In Shouchella patagoniensis, the following are encoded in one genomic region:
- a CDS encoding helix-turn-helix domain-containing protein: MSELGNYLKEVREEKQMTLEDLQRTTKIQKRYLAAIEEGNFDTLPGIFYARAFVKTYAEAVGLDADEVVATYKNELPNPQNDAVDLPSRSERTKPVHREQKPSSGRRRSVSSILIPLLIIAAVVIAVVVVWNVVNGGSADQEEVQDPPNNTYDPPAAVEDEENDEQDTVDEENDNGTEEDNAATDEDTEEDNNNEPELTLEDESANSQSFLLSNVDSLESIVITMSGQSYIGVRDGNNVSELLEDNSADYGADYEPDVDGLESVNVRIGNGFDVERFEVNGVEVKLLETDVQTVQIDVVD; this comes from the coding sequence ATGTCTGAACTAGGTAATTATTTAAAAGAAGTTCGAGAAGAAAAACAAATGACGTTGGAAGATTTGCAACGTACAACAAAGATTCAAAAACGTTATTTAGCGGCCATTGAAGAAGGGAACTTTGATACACTTCCGGGAATTTTCTATGCCCGAGCGTTTGTTAAAACGTATGCAGAAGCTGTAGGTCTTGATGCAGATGAAGTTGTGGCGACGTATAAAAATGAATTACCCAATCCACAAAATGATGCAGTTGATTTACCATCGAGATCAGAACGAACAAAACCGGTACACAGAGAGCAAAAGCCAAGCAGTGGAAGACGACGTTCTGTTTCTTCCATTTTAATTCCCCTGTTAATTATTGCAGCGGTAGTCATTGCTGTTGTGGTTGTATGGAATGTGGTAAATGGAGGGTCCGCAGACCAAGAAGAAGTGCAAGATCCACCAAACAATACGTATGATCCTCCTGCTGCTGTTGAAGATGAAGAAAACGATGAGCAGGATACGGTTGATGAAGAGAATGACAACGGTACTGAAGAAGACAATGCTGCTACTGATGAAGATACTGAAGAAGACAACAATAACGAACCAGAGCTGACTTTAGAAGATGAATCAGCCAATTCACAATCCTTTTTGTTGTCAAATGTAGATTCGCTTGAATCGATTGTTATCACGATGTCTGGGCAGTCTTATATCGGTGTTAGAGATGGGAACAATGTTAGCGAATTGTTAGAAGATAACTCTGCTGATTATGGTGCTGATTATGAACCGGATGTTGATGGCTTGGAATCAGTAAACGTTAGGATTGGTAACGGATTTGATGTTGAGCGCTTTGAAGTAAATGGCGTTGAAGTCAAATTGCTTGAGACAGATGTCCAAACTGTGCAAATAGATGTAGTAGATTAA
- a CDS encoding DUF3388 domain-containing protein: MKEWYFEYQLHENRPGILGDISSLLGMLSINIVTINGIDHTRRGMLLRSSDDDSVKRFKAILHTIGSVTVTKFREPRVRDRLAIRHGRYIERNAAEKKTFRFIRRELGLLVDFMAELMKKDEHYLIGIRGMPRVGKTESVVAASVCANKRWSFISSTLLRQTVRSQLADDEMDGDNIFIIDGIVSTMRATEKHRMLVHDIMRLPAVKVVEHPDIFIRETEYEIEDFDCIIELRNDDNEEITYDVVEPGFSSFDIS, encoded by the coding sequence GTGAAGGAATGGTATTTTGAGTACCAATTGCACGAAAACCGGCCGGGAATACTTGGGGATATTTCTTCTCTTCTTGGTATGCTTTCAATTAATATTGTAACAATTAATGGGATTGACCACACTCGTAGGGGAATGTTGCTTCGCAGTTCAGATGATGACAGCGTCAAACGGTTTAAAGCCATCTTACATACAATTGGCAGCGTAACAGTAACCAAATTCCGTGAGCCACGAGTAAGGGATAGGCTTGCCATTCGTCATGGTCGCTATATTGAACGTAATGCTGCTGAAAAGAAAACATTTCGTTTTATTCGCAGAGAACTAGGGTTACTTGTTGATTTTATGGCAGAATTGATGAAAAAAGATGAGCATTACTTGATTGGTATTCGTGGTATGCCTCGTGTTGGGAAAACGGAGTCTGTTGTTGCAGCGAGTGTTTGTGCAAATAAAAGATGGTCATTTATTTCATCTACTCTTTTGCGACAAACGGTGCGTAGTCAACTGGCAGATGATGAAATGGATGGCGATAATATTTTTATTATTGACGGCATTGTGTCAACGATGCGAGCAACGGAAAAACACCGCATGCTTGTTCATGATATTATGCGGTTGCCAGCAGTAAAAGTTGTTGAACATCCCGACATTTTTATCCGGGAAACAGAATATGAGATCGAAGATTTTGACTGTATTATTGAATTGCGTAACGATGACAATGAAGAAATAACGTACGATGTCGTAGAACCAGGATTTTCTTCCTTTGATATTAGCTAA
- a CDS encoding DUF3243 domain-containing protein — MSVLDNWDHWKEFLGERLDQAQHEGMDETIVSDVAYQVGEYLSEQVEPKNEQERVLAELWKVADEKEQHAIANMMVKLVGHK, encoded by the coding sequence ATGTCCGTACTTGACAACTGGGATCATTGGAAAGAATTTTTAGGAGAGCGCCTCGATCAGGCTCAGCACGAGGGCATGGATGAAACGATTGTAAGTGACGTTGCTTACCAAGTCGGAGAATATTTGTCTGAACAAGTTGAACCTAAAAATGAGCAAGAGCGTGTGCTTGCAGAGCTATGGAAAGTAGCTGATGAGAAAGAACAGCATGCAATTGCAAACATGATGGTAAAACTAGTTGGCCATAAGTAA
- the ymfI gene encoding elongation factor P 5-aminopentanone reductase has product MRRVLVTGATGGIGKEVVRSLEDQAELIYIHYHTNRNAAEELMQRVNCECMLVFADLSQGNGVDSLLSQMPVIPDTLIYCAGTSVPELLQDVSDEELDRTMAVHLISPIKLVRALLPQMIRNESGSIVVVSSIWGLTGASMESVYSAAKSGLHGFVKAIAKEVGRSGVRINAVAPGAIATEMLSLYPEDDLSELANEIPAGRLGTATETANAIHFLAGNKATYINGQILSVNGAWYC; this is encoded by the coding sequence ATGAGACGAGTGCTTGTGACAGGAGCGACTGGAGGAATTGGCAAAGAAGTAGTTCGGTCGCTTGAAGATCAAGCAGAATTGATTTATATTCATTACCATACCAATAGGAATGCAGCAGAAGAGTTAATGCAACGTGTTAACTGTGAGTGTATGCTTGTTTTTGCGGATTTGAGCCAAGGGAATGGTGTTGACTCCTTACTCAGTCAAATGCCTGTAATTCCAGATACGCTTATCTATTGTGCTGGAACATCTGTACCAGAACTGTTGCAAGATGTGAGTGATGAGGAACTAGATCGGACAATGGCGGTCCACTTAATAAGCCCAATTAAACTTGTTCGTGCGTTACTACCACAAATGATTCGCAACGAGAGCGGCTCGATTGTTGTCGTTTCTTCTATTTGGGGTCTCACAGGAGCCAGTATGGAAAGTGTTTATTCTGCCGCGAAAAGTGGATTACATGGATTTGTGAAGGCGATAGCGAAAGAGGTTGGTCGAAGTGGTGTGCGTATCAATGCTGTCGCCCCCGGGGCAATTGCAACCGAAATGCTTTCGTTGTATCCAGAAGATGATTTAAGTGAGCTTGCAAATGAGATACCTGCGGGTCGTCTCGGAACGGCAACTGAAACAGCAAATGCGATTCATTTCTTGGCTGGTAACAAAGCAACTTATATAAATGGTCAAATTTTATCGGTTAACGGTGCTTGGTATTGTTAA
- the yfmH gene encoding EF-P 5-aminopentanol modification-associated protein YfmH: MKPLEFKQLEETLYYEQLDNGLDVYILPKHGFHKTFATFTTNYGSVDNEFIPLGRTEPIKVPDGIAHFLEHKMFESEEGDVFHTFGKQGASANAFTSFTRTAYLFSSTTNVNKNVETLLDFVQHPYFTDKTVEKEKGIIGQEITMYDDNPDWRAYFGTIESMYEKHPVKIDIAGTIPSISKITKEDLYTCYETFYHPSNMLLFIVGAVDPDEMMTLVRENQRHKTFPESKGIERRVDPEAGKADQPERVITMPVQTPKLFVGFKEGNPSRQSEDLLKYELSLNVLLDLMFGPSSEAYEALYDAGYIDDSFAFDFTAEKGFGFSIIGGDSNYPDELQEKIEQTIESFKQEGLSEPEANRALKKKIGSFLRALNSPEFIANEFTRYRFNDMNLFDVLPMLESLSAKDLESVLHEHFVPEAKTVVVVKDDKEQ, translated from the coding sequence ATGAAACCACTAGAGTTTAAACAACTTGAAGAGACGCTCTATTATGAGCAGCTTGATAACGGACTAGATGTATATATCTTGCCAAAACATGGATTCCATAAAACCTTTGCTACTTTTACGACGAATTACGGTTCAGTCGATAACGAATTTATTCCTCTTGGCAGAACAGAACCAATCAAAGTTCCTGATGGCATTGCACATTTCCTTGAGCATAAAATGTTTGAAAGCGAAGAAGGTGATGTGTTCCATACATTTGGAAAGCAAGGAGCTTCGGCAAATGCATTTACGAGTTTTACCCGCACAGCGTATTTATTCTCAAGTACAACAAATGTAAATAAAAATGTAGAAACATTGCTTGATTTTGTCCAACATCCATACTTTACTGACAAAACGGTAGAAAAGGAAAAGGGAATAATTGGACAGGAAATAACAATGTACGATGATAATCCAGACTGGCGCGCTTATTTCGGTACAATTGAGAGTATGTATGAAAAGCACCCAGTAAAAATCGATATTGCTGGTACGATTCCATCCATCAGTAAAATAACAAAAGAAGATTTATATACATGTTACGAAACATTTTACCATCCTAGCAATATGCTTCTATTTATTGTTGGTGCGGTTGACCCTGATGAAATGATGACATTGGTACGAGAAAATCAAAGGCACAAAACATTTCCAGAATCTAAAGGTATTGAGCGTCGTGTTGACCCTGAAGCAGGAAAGGCTGATCAACCTGAGCGGGTCATCACCATGCCGGTACAAACGCCCAAGTTATTTGTTGGATTTAAAGAAGGAAATCCATCTCGTCAAAGCGAGGACTTACTTAAATATGAACTATCTTTAAATGTGTTGCTTGATTTAATGTTTGGACCGAGTTCTGAAGCGTATGAGGCTCTATACGATGCAGGTTATATCGATGATTCATTTGCCTTTGATTTCACTGCAGAAAAAGGATTCGGCTTCTCTATTATTGGTGGAGATAGTAATTATCCTGATGAATTGCAAGAAAAGATTGAGCAAACAATTGAATCATTCAAACAAGAAGGTTTATCGGAGCCCGAAGCAAATCGTGCACTGAAAAAGAAAATCGGTTCTTTTCTAAGGGCATTAAACTCTCCCGAATTTATTGCTAATGAATTCACTCGCTATCGATTTAATGACATGAATTTGTTTGATGTGTTACCGATGTTAGAATCATTAAGTGCAAAAGACTTAGAGAGTGTTCTTCATGAACACTTTGTACCAGAAGCGAAAACAGTTGTGGTTGTAAAGGATGACAAAGAGCAATGA
- the yfmF gene encoding EF-P 5-aminopentanol modification-associated protein YfmF has protein sequence MVELQVKTRQHAGMHLHLWETDKFKTITFLLMAKAPLQEQNVTARALLPHILQGGTKTYDNRKKLKQKLDDMYGATFSADVQKKGEQHVLTFRMDIAAERFLSDQTSLLQEALHVMHEVVYDPKIENGSFSNVIVDQEKRSLRQRIRSINDDKMRLANVRITEEMFKGEAYALPAYGRVEDLDSLDSKQIYSVYKEMLQNDRFDLYVIGSFDDSKLMETINALFKEDRQPQESTKAAAPSAPVKEVKIVHDHQKVKQGKLHMGYRTHTSFDDKDYEAAQVANGIFGGFPSSKLFTNVREKESLAYYAASRIESHKGVLMVMSGIEFDKYERAVEIINEQAKAMQDGDFTEDDVEQTKGMLINQALEAIDTPRGFAELSYHEAVARFSRSIQDRIEGIKKVTKKDVVRAAKKWELDTIYFLKGEDE, from the coding sequence ATGGTTGAATTACAGGTGAAGACACGTCAACATGCAGGAATGCATTTGCATTTATGGGAAACAGATAAGTTCAAAACAATTACATTCTTGTTAATGGCAAAAGCACCCCTTCAAGAACAAAATGTAACTGCACGAGCATTATTGCCACATATTTTACAAGGTGGAACAAAAACGTATGATAACCGCAAAAAACTAAAACAAAAGCTCGACGATATGTACGGAGCTACTTTCTCTGCTGATGTTCAAAAAAAAGGTGAGCAGCACGTACTTACTTTCAGAATGGATATCGCAGCCGAACGTTTTTTAAGTGATCAAACATCGCTTTTGCAAGAAGCGCTTCATGTTATGCATGAAGTTGTCTATGATCCAAAAATAGAAAACGGTAGCTTTTCTAATGTGATTGTTGATCAAGAAAAACGTTCTTTAAGGCAACGGATTCGTTCGATTAACGATGATAAAATGCGGTTGGCGAATGTCCGTATCACTGAAGAAATGTTTAAAGGAGAAGCATATGCTTTGCCTGCTTATGGGCGAGTTGAAGACCTTGATTCTCTTGATTCGAAACAAATTTATTCAGTGTATAAAGAGATGTTGCAAAACGACCGCTTTGATCTATATGTCATTGGTTCTTTTGACGATTCGAAATTAATGGAAACGATTAATGCGCTATTCAAAGAAGATCGACAGCCTCAAGAAAGTACTAAAGCCGCTGCTCCAAGTGCACCAGTAAAAGAAGTGAAAATTGTCCATGATCATCAAAAAGTAAAGCAAGGTAAATTGCATATGGGTTATCGAACACATACTTCTTTTGATGACAAAGATTATGAAGCTGCTCAAGTTGCTAATGGAATTTTTGGAGGTTTCCCTTCTTCTAAGCTTTTTACCAATGTTAGAGAAAAAGAAAGCCTTGCTTATTATGCCGCTTCTCGAATTGAAAGCCATAAAGGTGTGTTAATGGTTATGTCGGGAATTGAATTTGATAAGTATGAACGTGCTGTTGAAATTATTAATGAACAAGCAAAGGCGATGCAAGATGGAGATTTTACTGAAGACGACGTTGAACAAACAAAGGGAATGCTCATTAATCAAGCTTTAGAGGCAATCGATACTCCACGTGGTTTTGCGGAGTTATCGTATCATGAAGCCGTTGCTCGATTTTCTAGATCCATTCAAGACCGAATTGAAGGAATTAAGAAAGTAACAAAAAAGGACGTCGTCCGGGCAGCAAAAAAATGGGAGCTAGACACCATTTATTTTCTGAAGGGAGAGGATGAATAA
- a CDS encoding DNA translocase FtsK produces the protein MAKRKKRKKTQWKSQLTYELVGLGLIVIALVTLARLGSVGEAFVRLFRFFLGEWFIFLALTFLVAALYIMIKRKKPKLWNRQLGGVYTVLLSLAIISHVSLFRELSVNEVLDDQSVIRGTWTLFWQELTTGQSGDLGGGMVGAVGFSVSHFLFASAGTYLLCFILFIIGAILISGRSLADMLGKAYRRTYIFITDFMKALWQDFTEWRTQARKKMADERNEKKERIKQKTPENEYEEEQEETNEQLEKQEEPEIVDFTQNAIQRPVEPAKKVDQVVNEEEAEVELLPTQMMETQATNELYILPELDLLLTPEKPEQKLEKQLLTSNARKLEKTLESFGVKVRVSKVHLGPAVTKYEVNPNIGVKVSKIVNLADDLALALAAKDIRIEAPIPGKSAVGIEVPNQEVAIVSLKEVLDGASDRQSEVLSVGLGRDISGEPVLAPLNKMPHLLVAGATGSGKSVCINGIITSILMKAKPHEVKLMMIDPKMVELNVYNGIPHLLTPVVTEPKKASQALKKVVAEMERRYDLFSHTGTRNLEGYNDLIRKQNELEDAKQPPLPYIVVIVDELADLMMVASGDVEDSIARLAQMARAAGIHMIIATQRPSVDVITGVIKANIPSRIAFGVSSQTDSRTILDSGGAEKLLGRGDMLYLPMGATKPTRIQGAFLSDEEVEKVVDYVISQQKAQYVEEMTPTIEQTNTSAPEDELYHDAVDLVIDVGTASVSMLQRRFRIGYTRAARIIDEMEAKGVVGPYEGSKPREVLIAKGNDEEATS, from the coding sequence ATGGCTAAGAGAAAGAAACGAAAAAAAACCCAATGGAAATCGCAACTGACCTATGAATTAGTAGGGTTAGGTCTAATTGTTATTGCGCTTGTTACATTAGCGCGATTAGGTAGTGTTGGTGAGGCTTTTGTCCGTTTATTTCGTTTCTTTTTAGGAGAATGGTTTATCTTTTTAGCTCTCACTTTTTTAGTTGCGGCGCTTTATATTATGATAAAACGCAAGAAACCTAAGCTCTGGAATCGTCAACTTGGAGGCGTTTATACCGTTTTATTGTCTCTGGCAATTATTTCTCATGTAAGCTTATTTCGTGAATTAAGTGTAAATGAAGTGCTGGACGATCAATCCGTCATCCGTGGAACCTGGACACTTTTTTGGCAAGAGTTAACGACTGGTCAATCAGGTGATTTAGGTGGAGGAATGGTTGGTGCAGTTGGCTTTTCAGTCAGTCATTTTTTATTTGCAAGTGCAGGAACGTATTTGCTTTGTTTTATCCTTTTTATTATTGGAGCGATTTTAATATCTGGCCGCTCTTTAGCGGACATGCTAGGCAAGGCATATCGCAGAACCTACATATTTATAACTGATTTTATGAAAGCACTGTGGCAGGATTTTACTGAATGGCGCACGCAAGCTCGTAAGAAAATGGCGGATGAACGTAACGAGAAAAAAGAACGAATAAAACAAAAAACTCCTGAAAATGAATACGAAGAAGAGCAAGAAGAAACAAATGAGCAGTTGGAGAAACAGGAAGAACCTGAAATTGTAGATTTCACCCAAAATGCGATTCAGAGACCAGTTGAACCCGCAAAAAAGGTTGACCAAGTTGTGAATGAAGAGGAAGCAGAAGTTGAATTGTTACCCACCCAAATGATGGAGACACAGGCAACAAATGAGTTATATATTTTGCCTGAACTAGATTTACTTCTTACACCGGAAAAACCAGAGCAAAAGCTTGAGAAGCAACTTCTTACTTCAAACGCAAGGAAACTTGAAAAAACACTTGAGAGTTTTGGGGTGAAAGTTCGTGTTTCAAAAGTCCATTTAGGACCTGCAGTTACGAAATATGAAGTTAATCCGAACATCGGCGTCAAAGTTAGTAAGATTGTAAACTTAGCCGATGATTTGGCACTGGCATTGGCGGCAAAAGATATTCGTATTGAAGCGCCTATACCAGGTAAATCAGCAGTAGGTATTGAAGTCCCTAACCAAGAAGTGGCAATTGTTTCATTAAAAGAGGTTTTAGATGGCGCATCGGACCGACAATCCGAAGTACTCTCTGTTGGTTTAGGTAGGGATATATCTGGAGAGCCAGTGCTTGCTCCACTTAATAAAATGCCTCATCTTCTTGTTGCTGGTGCAACAGGAAGCGGTAAAAGTGTGTGTATTAATGGGATTATTACGAGCATCTTAATGAAAGCAAAGCCTCATGAAGTAAAGCTTATGATGATTGATCCGAAAATGGTAGAGTTAAATGTTTATAATGGCATACCACATCTGTTGACGCCAGTTGTGACAGAACCAAAGAAAGCGTCCCAAGCGTTAAAGAAAGTGGTTGCGGAGATGGAACGCCGATACGACTTGTTTTCTCATACAGGGACACGCAACTTAGAGGGTTATAATGACCTAATTCGTAAACAAAATGAATTAGAAGACGCAAAGCAACCGCCACTTCCTTATATAGTTGTTATCGTTGATGAACTTGCCGATTTAATGATGGTTGCATCTGGTGATGTCGAAGATTCAATCGCTAGATTGGCGCAAATGGCACGTGCAGCGGGAATTCATATGATTATTGCAACTCAGCGCCCGTCTGTGGATGTAATTACTGGTGTAATTAAAGCAAATATCCCTTCAAGAATCGCGTTTGGAGTATCTTCACAAACCGACTCACGTACAATTCTTGACTCTGGTGGGGCGGAAAAACTGCTCGGACGAGGAGATATGTTGTATTTACCAATGGGCGCTACTAAACCAACTCGAATTCAAGGAGCGTTTTTGTCTGATGAAGAAGTAGAAAAAGTTGTTGATTATGTCATATCACAACAAAAAGCACAGTATGTTGAAGAAATGACACCAACAATCGAACAAACAAATACAAGCGCTCCTGAAGATGAGTTGTACCATGACGCTGTTGATTTGGTAATTGATGTCGGTACTGCATCTGTTTCTATGTTGCAACGACGCTTTCGTATTGGATATACAAGGGCAGCTCGTATTATTGATGAAATGGAAGCTAAGGGCGTTGTAGGACCATATGAAGGAAGTAAGCCTCGAGAAGTATTAATCGCAAAAGGAAATGATGAAGAGGCGACTTCTTAA
- a CDS encoding YlzJ-like family protein produces MILYTSVPYEHVFPTEQNQFDAQKTIPCQAGQLIVEQEGEGAYRIVRLISSNPHDFLKPEYAPGTLLNAELNI; encoded by the coding sequence ATGATCTTGTATACATCTGTTCCTTATGAGCATGTTTTTCCTACTGAACAAAATCAATTTGATGCGCAAAAAACAATTCCGTGTCAAGCTGGTCAGTTAATTGTTGAACAGGAAGGAGAAGGAGCATACCGGATTGTCCGGCTGATTTCTAGCAATCCTCATGATTTTTTGAAGCCGGAGTATGCACCAGGTACATTACTTAATGCAGAGTTAAACATATAA
- a CDS encoding ClpP family protease, giving the protein MENEQQPAPEVPKEKPQEEKSALVEKIQALGQTGVPDMGASNIHCMTVVGQIEGHMQLPPQNKTTKYEHMIPQLVAVEQNPKIEGLLIILNTVGGDVEAGLALSEMIASLSKPTVTLVLGGGHSIGVPIATAASYSFIAQTATMTIHPVRLTGLVIGVPQTFEYLDKMQDRVINFVTAHSGISEEKFKELMFSKGNLTRDIGTNVIGTDAVDYGLINEVGGIGQALKKLNELIDKNKPNEVVQ; this is encoded by the coding sequence ATGGAAAATGAGCAACAACCGGCGCCAGAAGTACCAAAGGAAAAACCACAAGAAGAAAAAAGTGCACTTGTTGAAAAAATCCAAGCCCTTGGTCAAACTGGAGTTCCAGATATGGGAGCTTCAAACATTCATTGCATGACAGTCGTTGGTCAGATTGAAGGGCATATGCAATTGCCTCCACAAAATAAAACGACGAAATATGAACATATGATCCCCCAGCTAGTCGCGGTTGAACAAAATCCAAAGATTGAAGGACTTTTAATCATTCTTAACACAGTTGGTGGTGACGTTGAAGCTGGTCTTGCGTTATCAGAAATGATTGCCTCCTTATCAAAACCTACGGTTACACTCGTACTAGGTGGCGGTCATTCTATCGGTGTCCCAATAGCGACAGCTGCAAGTTATTCTTTTATTGCGCAAACCGCAACGATGACGATACATCCAGTGCGGTTGACAGGACTTGTAATTGGTGTGCCGCAAACGTTCGAATACTTAGATAAAATGCAAGATCGTGTAATTAATTTTGTGACAGCTCATTCTGGCATTTCAGAGGAAAAGTTTAAAGAATTGATGTTTTCAAAGGGGAATTTAACAAGGGATATAGGAACCAATGTAATTGGTACAGATGCAGTTGATTATGGATTAATAAATGAAGTTGGCGGCATTGGTCAAGCGTTAAAAAAATTAAATGAGCTTATTGATAAAAACAAGCCAAACGAGGTGGTTCAATGA
- a CDS encoding ribonuclease J, whose protein sequence is MSKQETEKVRVFALGGVGEIGKNMYGVEVDDDIIIIDAGLMFPDDDMLGVDIVIPDVSYLVENEERVRGIILTHGHEDHIGGLSYVLKKINVPVYGTKLTLGLVEEKLKEAGIHKQTTLRLIDSNSKVKLGSTPVTFFRTSHSIPDCVGVCVETAQGAVVHTGDFKFDQTPVDGKHAEIGKMAAIGQKGVLCLLSDSTNAERPGTTKSEAEVGVGIKDVFARTTGRLIVTSFASNVHRLQQVIQAASASNRKLAVVGKSMVRVITIAAKLGYLKMPKDILIDMDEVNRYKPEQVVILTTGSQGEPMSALTRMARGAHRHITITPNDTVIIAASAIPGNEKSVSAVIDQLHRIGADVVYGSQAVHASGHGSQEELKLMLNLMRPKYFLPIHGEIRMQHAHRELGLQVGIKKERIYIVEKGEVVEFSKKQARRGGKVPSGHVLIDGLGVGDVGNIVLRDRRLLSKDGILVVVVTLNKKTNTIVSGPNIISRGFVYVRESEELLEKSNELVTSILQKCVTENVNEWSSLKSNIREGLSRFLFEKTKRRPMILPIIMEV, encoded by the coding sequence TTGTCTAAGCAAGAAACTGAAAAAGTACGGGTGTTTGCCCTTGGGGGCGTTGGAGAAATAGGGAAAAATATGTATGGTGTTGAGGTTGACGATGACATCATTATTATCGATGCAGGACTAATGTTTCCGGATGATGACATGCTTGGAGTCGATATTGTTATTCCGGATGTATCGTATTTAGTTGAAAATGAAGAGCGTGTACGTGGCATTATTTTAACCCATGGTCATGAAGATCATATCGGTGGGTTATCGTACGTTTTGAAGAAAATTAATGTGCCGGTTTATGGCACAAAGCTTACCTTGGGGCTTGTTGAAGAGAAGCTTAAAGAAGCAGGGATCCATAAACAAACAACATTACGGTTAATTGACTCCAATTCAAAAGTTAAGTTAGGATCTACACCGGTTACGTTTTTCCGGACAAGTCATAGTATTCCTGATTGTGTAGGTGTCTGCGTGGAAACGGCTCAAGGAGCAGTTGTCCATACAGGTGATTTTAAGTTTGATCAAACTCCAGTTGACGGGAAGCATGCTGAAATTGGCAAAATGGCAGCAATTGGACAAAAAGGTGTTTTGTGTCTATTATCAGATTCAACGAATGCAGAACGTCCCGGAACGACAAAATCAGAAGCGGAAGTTGGCGTTGGCATTAAAGATGTTTTTGCCAGAACTACGGGACGTTTAATAGTGACGTCTTTTGCTTCCAATGTTCACCGTTTGCAACAAGTAATTCAGGCTGCTTCAGCTTCAAACCGTAAGTTAGCGGTTGTTGGAAAAAGCATGGTCCGAGTTATAACAATTGCTGCAAAGCTTGGGTACTTAAAAATGCCTAAAGATATTTTAATTGATATGGATGAAGTGAATAGGTACAAGCCTGAACAAGTAGTCATTTTAACGACAGGCAGCCAAGGAGAGCCAATGTCCGCTTTAACGAGAATGGCAAGAGGCGCGCATCGACACATTACAATTACTCCTAATGACACAGTGATTATCGCAGCTTCTGCGATTCCAGGAAATGAAAAAAGTGTTTCTGCTGTCATTGATCAACTACACCGAATTGGTGCTGATGTTGTTTATGGAAGTCAAGCGGTTCATGCGTCCGGGCATGGTTCTCAAGAAGAATTAAAGTTAATGCTAAACCTCATGCGTCCTAAATACTTTTTGCCCATTCATGGTGAAATCCGTATGCAACATGCTCACCGGGAACTGGGTTTGCAAGTTGGTATTAAAAAAGAACGAATTTATATTGTCGAAAAAGGCGAAGTTGTTGAATTTTCTAAAAAACAAGCTCGCCGAGGCGGAAAAGTTCCATCCGGTCACGTTTTAATTGATGGATTGGGTGTTGGAGACGTAGGTAACATCGTACTACGTGATCGTCGTTTGCTTTCAAAAGATGGTATTCTAGTAGTAGTTGTTACATTAAATAAAAAAACAAATACAATTGTTTCTGGTCCAAATATCATCTCACGAGGTTTTGTTTATGTAAGGGAATCAGAGGAGTTGCTTGAGAAGTCCAATGAGCTCGTTACATCAATTTTACAAAAATGCGTAACAGAGAACGTGAATGAATGGTCTAGTTTAAAGAGTAATATTCGTGAAGGTTTAAGTCGCTTTCTGTTTGAAAAAACAAAACGTCGTCCAATGATCTTACCGATTATAATGGAAGTATGA